TTGTGTATTTGGTAGAATACATCAAAAACTAAGTCAACCGTATGATATGTTTGATGTACAATCACAGATAATCGTGATACGTTCTTTAAATCTTAGTTTCTCTTACGATATTCTTAGTCTTTTGTTTTCATACAACGCACTAAGTAAGCTTACAATTTTCTCATGTGTTTTCTAGTAAAATGCATACCGACCTGGATTTCTATCCGGGTTTTTTTATGCTTGTATGAATGTGGGTATGAAACATCACAATTCTGTAGTAAGTGTTTTCAGTAGACAGATTCATGTTATTGGTATTTTTTTGCATTTGTTCGCAAGAGACGAAGTTTATTTTGCCTTTGAAATGCTAATCATATGAAACCATTGTTCATCTATTTAAGCAGTTGTATTGTTTTGTTATTTTCAATAACAACAGAGGCCCAAGTAAAAATATCATTTAATGAACCGCCAGTAACTCCGTCTTTATTTCAACCCGGAATGATCTCGACAGGCTTTGCAGAAAGGGATTTTGCTTTGTCGCCAGATGAGTCAGAAATATTTTATACCCTGCAGTCACCTCTGGGTTATTTTCAAACCATTGTTTACATGAAGAAAGATGCCAAAGGTTTTTGGAGTAAGCCGGAAATAGCACCTTTTGCAGGAGTATTCACAGATCTTGAACCAGCTTTTTCTGCGGATGGTAAACGATTATATTTCGCGTCAAACAGACCCATCAGTGGCGATAAGCCCAAAGACTTTGATATCTGGTATGTTGAGAAGCAAAATGGACAGTGGTCTACTTCCCCCATCAACCTCGGATCCCCGGTAAATACCGCAGGTAATGAATTTTATCCTTCGATTACTAAGTCTGGGAATTTGTATTATACAGCTACTTACAAAAATGGCGTAGGTAGGGAAGATATATTCATGGCATCCTGGAAAGATGGTAAATACATCGATGCAGTTCCATTAGATACGGCAGTGAATTCTAAAGTGGATGAATTCAATGCTTTTGTATCCCCGGATGAAGATTTTATTTTGTTTACTTCTTATGGAAGAAAAGATGATATGGGTAGAAGTGATCTTTATATAAGTCAAAAAGATCCTTCCGGTAAATGGATGCCTGCAAGGAATGTCTCCCTTTTGAACTCTAACCGTATAGATTATTGCCCATTTGTGAGTTTTGATAAGAAAAAACTCTTCTTCACCAGTGAACGTAATATGTTAAAGCAATCTTACGAAACCAAAATCGGAATTGAAGCATTAAAGAAGATATTCAGTTCACCACAAAATGGAAGCGGTGATATTTATTGGATCAGTTTTGAGAAGGTATTAGAAAGCATTAAATAACATAAGCTTTATTCTAAAAATTAATGGGGTTGCTTTTATCTATACTAAAAGCAACCCTATTAATTTGATATCTATCAATAGCAGTTTGTACTGTTCTAAATATAATTTCCTTGGTCAACAACAATTTGGGGCACATTCTATCTTTTTATAGACGATTTCCTGTCGTTTGTTGAATAGATCAAATTTCAAGCAAGAGATATCGAAAATTTACTGTCTTATACATCTGTTCAGTTAGTTGAACCATTAAATGGATCACTGACTGAATAAATTCAGATCATTTAATCGAAACTAAAATTAACTCTATGAGAAAAGGCTTAATGCTCTTATGGTTTGCCTTGCTTTCGAGCACATTATTGCTCGCGCAAACACGCATAATCAAAGGGAGGGTAATTGATGAAAAAGGTAATCCTATACCAAATGCTTCAATCCAAGTAAAAGGAACAAAACTTGGCACCACTGCAGATGCAGATGGTAATTTTTCGTTAACAGCTCCCTCTAGTGCAAAAATGCTAGTTGCTTCATCTCTCAATTTTTCCAAAAAAGATGTAGCTATTGGTAATGCAAGTATGCTGACAATCACGCTAGCTTCATCTGATTCTAATTTGGAAGAAGTTGTTGTGATGGGATATTCAACTCTTCGAAAAGCAAATTTAACAGGTTCAGTTGCTAAAGTAGCTGGTGCTGAAATTGAAAGTAGGCCTAACCTCAGTTTTGATCAGGCACTTACCGGAAAAGCAGCGGGGGTTCAGGTAAGTACTTCCTCTGGTTTAATCGGAGCTCCTGTTAATATTCGTGTTCGTGGAGCATCTTCTATCTCTTCTGGAAGTCAGCCATTAATTGTAATGGATGGGGTTCCTTTGATTCAAGGTGATAATGGACAGCTTTATAATCCAACAAACGCTTTAGCAGATATTAATCCGAATGATATTGAAAGTGTAGAAGTGCTGAAAGACGCTTCTGCAGCTTCTATTTATGGAAGCAGAGCTTCAGGTGGGGTATTACTGATTACAACAAAAAAAGGTAAATCAGGGGCACCTAAAGTAACCTATAACGCCTATGTTGGATATAGTGAGCCTGCAAGGATGATAAAAGTTTTAGATGGATCTCAATATACTACTGTAATAAATGGAATGCGAACTAATGCAGGTTTAACACCTTCTGCTTCAAATGGTGACTATAACGGAGACGGTAAAACAGATAATACAAATTGGCAAGATGAAATTTATAGAAAAGGTCTTACGCATGATCATCAGGTAGGTATCAGTGGTGGATCAGAAAGAACTACTTACTATGCTTCCCTTGGCTTTAATGACTTCGAAAATTATATGATTGTGAATAGGCAAAAAAGAGCTGCAGCGCGCTTGAATCTCACAACAAAGGTTACAAACTGGTTTGAGATTGGAATTAAAAGTCAATTTACTAGGACTACTTTATATGGTTTGGGTTCAGGAACAGGCGGAGCTTTGAGTGGTGTTCCTTTTGGCCCCTTGACCGCTTATCCTAACGTTCCAGTATATGATGCATCAGGTGCTTATTATATTGGAAATGGCGGAAATACGGTTGCACAAAATACTCCTAATCCAGTTGCTGTTCAAAATCTTAACTATGATACAAGGGATAATAGACGATTTATTAATAGTGTATATGGTGAAATCTCAATTATAAAAGGGCTGAAGTTGAAATCTCAATACAATACTGATATGCAAATCGGTTTTACTGATCAGTATTGGGATCCTGCAGTAGGAGATGGACAAGGGTTAGCTGGCGTTGCTCAGACGGTGGCTACTGATTCTAGAGTATGGAGTTGGTTCAATACCTTGAATTATAATAAAAGAATCGGCGATCATGATCTGGGAGTTTTAGCCGGAGCTGAGTATACTAAAAGCTATGCGACATTTAATTACATCTTCGGGACGGGATTAAATGATCCTTTAATTCGAATTATCACTCCTGCAAATTTCGCGTCTACCGGAGCTGAAAATGGAATTGATGTTAATAATGGGTTAGCCTCTTATTTCGGTGGGTTGAACTATAGTTATAAGAACAAATATTTGGCAAGCTTCAATATGAGAAGCGATGCTTATTCAGGATTCGGTAAAACAAATCGATGGGGTTATTTTCCTTCAGGGTCAGCAGCCTGGAAGATTTCAGAAGAAGCATTTTGGAAATCTAGATTTGTCAATGAACTTAAGATCAGGGCTAGTTATGGTATAACAGGTAACTCAAATATTGGAAACTATCCAAGTCTCGCAACTTTTACTCCTACACAATATGCAAATATTGCATCATTGAATTTAAATAATCCTGGTAATAGTAATCTTCGCTGGGAACAGACAGGACAATTCGATATAGGCTTTGATGCAATGATTGGAAAAGGCATTAGTGTTGTTGTAGACTATTACAGGAAAAAAACAAAAGATTTGATTTTAGATAATCCAATACTGGCAACAGTTGGATTTCCTGGGAATACGATTACCCAAAATATAGGAAGCATTCAATCATCAGGGTTTGAGCTTGCTTTAAGTGTTCCTGTTATTAATAAAAGAGATTTTAAATGGAACATCAACTTCAATGGGGCTACTAATAAGACAAAGGTGATTTCGACAAATGCATTTAATAATGACATATTTGGAGGAAACAGCATTGTCAGACCAGGTTACAATATGAGTGCGTTTTATCTAATTCGTTGGGCAGGTGTGAATCCGGCTAATGGATTCCCAACATTCTATGATGCAACTGGAACAGTTAAACAATATAATCATTCAGCACCTACTGCAAGTAGATGGACAAGAGTTAGTGATGGTACAGTGACTTCTGCTATCACAGCGGTAGACCGAGTTGTTTTGAATGATAAAACACCATATCCTAAGTTTTTTGGAGGATTGTCTCAAAACTTTACATATAAGCAGTTAGACCTCTCATTTGACTTACAGTATTCATTTGGTGCTTATACTTATAACAACACGCTTCAGAATTTAGTATTGATGACCGGAACACGAAATAAAAGTGTAGAGATTTTAAAGGCTTGGCAAAAAGCGGGAGATCAAACTGATGTACCTAGATGGTATTTTGGAGAAAATCAGTCTACACTAGCTTCAACTAGATTCTTAGAGAAAGCAGACTTTGTTAGAATGAGAAATATACAAGTTGGCTATACTTTACCAAAGAAACTATTGGATAAAGCGAAAATTTCGAATTTGAGAATGTACGCGCAAATTCAGAATGCGTTTACAATTACTGGTTATAGAGGTATGGATCCCGAGAGTAATGCAAATGGAAATGTGAATATTGGTTTAGGAATAGATGCTTTCAGACCTTATCTGGCTCGAACGTTCACATTTGGAATCAACTTAGGTTTATAATTTAAAAAAAATACAATGAAAAGAGTTATAATTATTTCATTTTTGACAGTAGGAATTATTTTCTCATCCTGTCAAAAAGAGGTTACTGAAATTGTACCTCCTGATCGTATATCATCAAGTCTAGCATTTAGCACTGCCACTAAAATGGAGGCCTCTATTATGGGTGCTTATAATAGTTTGCAAAGTGCTGATTTTTTATCTGGGCGTGCATTAGTATATGTAGATCTTCTTGGGAATGATATTTATGATCGTTCTAACTTCTTCGGAGATCTTCCTAGGTTCAATTTGTTATCTAATGCAGGGATACCAGGTGGTATTTGGAATGCAGGGTATGCTTCGATCGCAACTGCTAATAGGGCAATTGCTGGTGTTACAGCAAACCCAGGAGTAGTTAGTGCAGCTAAAGCAAAGGAGTTTATTGCTGAATGTTTATTTGTTCGTGCAATAAGTCATTTTTATTTAGTTAACTTCTTTGCACAACCGTATGGTTTCACAGCTGATGGATCTCATATTGGGATTCCATTGATTACTGAAAATTTCACTTCAAATGATCCAGCTGCAAATAAACCTCGTTCAACTGTTGCACAAGTATATACTTCTATAATTAGTGATTTGAATGCTGCTTTGGCAGATTTACCTGCTACGTATGGTGCATCATCATCTTATGCATCAAAAACAAGAGCTACTAAGGCAGCAGCAGCTTCTCTGTTGGCTCGCGTATATTTATATAAAGGAGATTATGCCAATGCTAAATCAATGAGCTTAAATGTTATCAATGGTCAATATGGTTCATTTACATTGAATTCTTCTCCCAATGGTGCTTTTGGTCCGGGAAATTATCAAACAGCTGAAACTATCTGGAGTATTCCCAATAATGCTACTGATAACCCTAATACCAATAATGCACTTCCGCAACATTATTATCCTAGTGGCAGAGGTGATCTCGCTATTTCGTCAAACTTTATTAACATAGCAACAAATACTTATTTCGCGTTAGATGATAGAAGAAGAAGTATGATCATTTCAGGCACGACACCAACCACTGCTTCGAGTTTATTTACGAACAAATATCCAGACGTGGCTACTAGATCTGATTGGTCTCCAGTAATAAGATATGCTGAAGTGTTGTTAACATATGCTGAGGCATCTGCACAAGTAGCTTCAGTAGTTGATGCTGATGCTATTGCAAAACTTAATTTGGTTAGAGACCGCGCTAGAGTGAGTGCACCTCAATATACGGTTGCCAGCTTTACTTCTAAATCTGACTTAATTAATGCAATACTTGGTGAGCGAAGAATTGAACTAGCATTTGAAGGTCATCGCTTTTGGGATATAATGCGTATCAAAGGAACTGTTACCAATAAATTTGATGGTGATGGTGTAACGGTTTTACCAGCACAGGCATTTGGGGCAAATAAATCTGTTTTTCCTATACCTCAAGGAGAAGTTGATAAAAGTAATGGTGTATTAATTCAAAATTCTGGATACTAATAGCAAATAGTTATTAGTAATATTTGATTGGTTCTATGGGGGTGACAATCAAATTGTCATCCCCATATTTTCTATGTTCTTCAGAAATAATTCATTAGTAATGATGAGTATTATACACTAAATAATATAGTTGAAATTTCCTCTGATATGATTTACTGAGATAGCGTCATGAGTAAGTTATTTTATCGTTCTTATAGGCAACAAAACCATTAAAATAAGTATCTGATATTGATTAATTAATTTTTATGATACAGAAACTAATACTGACTGTCGCCATTTTTTTTGCTAGTGAATTATTGTTTGCTTCATTTACAATTTCATCTACAGTCGTAGCAAAAAAAGAAGTAACGATTGATGCGATAAGTAAAATGAGCTTTAGAGAGTTTCGAAAGCATACTATTCATAAGTCTGGATTTAAAAATCGAATGGCTTTTTTGATGTTAAAGAAAGAAATGAAGCAGCAAGCCAGAGAAGGCAATGGTGCTATTAATATTGCCCCTGTTTTAGATCATATGATGGATGATGCAAGATTTAGATTTAAGTTGATAGGATTTGCAGCAGGCTTGTTTCTTGGTATATTCGGAGTTGGACTAACCTATATTTTTTCCAAAGACAGAAATCTTCACAAGTCTGCATGGATTGGATTCGGAGTACTTACTATTGTAGCTGTTATTTCACTTTTTTCAATCTTCCCAGGATAATAGTAAAGGATTTAGTTTTTTAAACAGTGGAGAAGCTTAATTGAACATACTTTAATGTAGCTAATTGCTATTTAACCTCTATTAACATTCAGCATGGTAGCTTTGTTAAATGGCAGTAAATTTCTCTTTTGGGTTTTAAAGCCAAAGTAGTTTGAGTAGAATGAATTCAGCATTTTATGAAAAGAAGTTGTCTCTTCATTTTTTTAGCATTAGTGCTAGGATGTACTAAGAATAAAGTAGCTGGTCGTGAAAGAAATATTTTGAATATACTATTTATTGGAAATAGTCTTACTTATATCAATGATGTTCCCGCATTGGTAAAAGAACTAGGTAAACTAGATAGTATTTCCATTGATTATAAAACCATATCAGGACCAAATTATGGATTGGATGACCATTTAGCAGAAGGGATGGTTCAGCAGGAAATAAAAACAGGGAAATATGATTATGTAGTAGTACAGCAAGGTCCATCAGCATTGCCAGAATCTCAAGCTAATTTAATGCATGCAATAGCAAAGTATAAGGCTTTATGTAAAGAGTTCAATACGAAATTAGCTGTTTATATGGTGTGGCCCTTTCAGTCAAGATTGTTTGATCTTGATAACGTTATTTTTTCTTATAGCAAAGCAGGAAAAACGCATAGTGCTTTGATTTGTGCTGCAGGATTGGCTTGGAAAATAGCCTGGAGTATTGATTCGTCTTTGTCTTTGTATGGGCCAGATGGATTTCATCCAAATATGAAGGGTAGTTTACTCGCTGCCATGGTAATTTACGGAACACTTACCGGAAAATACAGTTTTGGGAATAGGCAAATTAACAATGCTTCATGGTCAAAACAAGTTTCCGCAGAAACAATGCGTACGCTTAAACAAGCTTCAAAAGAAGCAATTGAGACAAAATTTTAGCCTCCAACTGCATCGTTTTGATCGATGAAAAGTTTAATGTGAAAATTTCTAGTAGGTGTTTTATTGGCTAGTAATAAAAAATACTGAATCTATTTTTTCTATCCTTAATACAATCAATTATGAAACAATTCATTTACGCAATGCTACTATTGGGTATTTGTATACCAGATGTAGTCCTATCACAATCAGCATGTAGTTGTTTTCTTCTGACCGAACAGAAAGGTAAGTTGGCAGTTGAGAAAGTTACCATTGATAATAATCGTGTAGAAGTACTAAGTGATCCATCAATAGTAGCACCAGTTTTTAGTATGGGTGAAGGCATGAATGGAGATATGGTAAAAAAAGAAAGAAGGGGTGGTATGATCATTGCGCAGTGTAAGGACAATCAACTCAAATTGAAATTTAAGACTGCTTCTGGAGAAGAAAAACCTTTACCTGATATGGATATTCGGGTGCTGAGACAAATGAATATTCGTATTAATGTTGTATCCGGAGACGGCACTAAGAAAGCTTTTCTTATTGAAAAATATGATCAGGTTAAAGATGCAGATGGACCGGTTATGGACATGTTTGGTGGAAAAATTCCTATACAAAATGGAGATTTTATTTTAACTACTGAAACCAGAAAAGCTAGTACAGTATCAACATTGTTGAAAGGAAAAATACCTTTTCAATTTAAAAATGGTTGGATGATGTTACCTGTGCAGCTGAATAATGGAAATCGACTTGAATTTGTACTAGATATGGCCGCAACCTCTACAGTTATTGACGCATCCGTCTTGCCGTCAAATACCGAGATCGTAAAAATGGAAACAATAGCCTACTCTGATAAAGATACTACAAAGTCTAGTGCTAGCATGCAAGGTGCGACCGGACAGGTAGACACAGATTTTTTTTTAGGTAAAGCATTGTTACAAAATTTTCGTCTTAATGATCTTTTGATGAATGATGTAAATGCTAGCGTTTTGAAATCTTTTCCTGAAAAGCTTAAAAAAGCTGGTGTAGTTGGTATCATTGGTACTGATATCTTAAAAAAGTCGGGAGTTTGTACAATTCAATTTACTTCAGAAACAGAAGGAACTATTGTCCTTGGCGAAAGTGAAATTGGAACCAATGTCGCCGCAACACGAATGCCATTCAACATAGCCGGAGGATTATTATTCATTGATGGTAAAATACAAGGAAAGCCATTGAAATTTGTGATGGATACTGGAGCAAGAGAAAGTATTTTAAGTCAGTCGTTTGTAACCTTGACTAATATCTCTTATAAAACTATGTCTACTGATAAAATGATTACTGGTATAGATGGAAAACCTCAAAAGAGTAGCATTATTTCTTTAAAAGATGTAGCAGTAGGAAATTATATGATGAAGGATACAAGAATGATTTTGGGTAATGTAGCTGCATTGAGTTCTTACGGGTTATCTGCTAGCAGTGCTATATTAGGAATGGACTTTTTTCATCAGTTTACAAGAATCCAGATTGATTTTTCTAATCAACAACTACTTCTGCAGCATTAATTGCTGATATATTTTTTCTCTAATTGAGCAAATAAGATCATTGATTTATCAGAGAAATGAAATCGGCTTTTAGACTTTTTAGCTGTTTTATTATAAAGTCTGATAAAATCAAATGGATTGTATAAAACCCTTAATAGGCTCTTCCTTCCCTTTACTTGTAGTATTGTCTTGGCCATGTAATAACCATGCGGATGAGCGCCCAATGGAAATAGACTGCGAATGATAACAGCATTTGTTTTCATGAGAGAGGGAGTATCAGCAATAGCTATTAAGAGTGTATCTACTTTTTCTAAATTTTTATAAGGGTTATTATAATGTTCTGAGTACAAGTTATACAAAAAACTGTTACTAGTATTGGGATGTGACAAGAACCATTCTATATTGATGAGATCGGCTATCCCTTCGAGCTGAAGTTGAAAAATAGCATTGAGTAATGGTCCAGCATCGTCTGTTTCATTCAGGTGTATTTTTTTTCTGAAAGAATAAGTATAAAAATGATGTATTTCATGACCTAATACAGCAATAAGATTGTCTTCATCAACAGACAATAGATCTATTACTATGGCTTGATCATTTGCATTAGATTGGGGATGAAACAAACCGAATCCAATTGTTGGTTTTATTTCTTGTGATAGTGCAACTTTAGTAAGATAAGGACTGGCTTTTTCTTTTGCTTCTTCAAATAAATTTCTCTTTTGCAATTCTCGTGCAAATGAATCAATATGATTTTTTTTTGCTTTAGCCTTTTTCAAGTGTTCTAATACCTGCTTTTCCCATTTATTTTCTCTTACGAGGCTGTCACAGATATTTTTCCTAGAAGGCATAAACGCTGTCATTATCATTCTCTTCATATAGCGTTCTTGCCCCCATTTGGCATAAAATGAATAAAACGGAGCATCAAATAGTTGTTTCCAAGTGGTACTATCCGGAAGCAGATCTTTAGATAATAGCGCTTCAATTGGCCAAAATAGTTGAACGCCTGTAAAATCAATTTTTACTTGTTGTGCTTGTATTGGCGATTTATTGATTGAAAGGATTAATAGTGCAATGATCATCATTTTTGTAAACCGACTTCTCAAGCTGTAATGATATTTAGCAAAGCTCATCGGTTATTAGTTGCTTCCATTAAGCTTTGTATCAATTCCTTGTAACCTCTTCCGATTGGAATATTTCTCCCTTGAATTTCTACATCAGCTGCACTATAGGCATCGATCTTATTTTTTGGAACAATAAAAGATCGGTGGATACGTAAAAAACCGCTCTTGCCTAATTCGTTTTCCAGATGTGAAAGTTGGGTTTTAGTAACGATTGTCTTTCCATTGGTGGTATAGATCTTTACATATTCTTTTAATCCTTCAATAAATAAGATATCATCTAGCAATACCCTGATTCTTTTTTTATTGACGTTAAAAAAGATAGACGGTTTCTCATTCGGAAATACAGGCTGATTGCTTGACGTCATGTTATTTTGATGTGTCAACTTATTTACAGCCATCAAAAATCGATTGAACTCTATTGGTTTTAATAAATAGTCAAGTACGCCTAGTTCAAAACCTTGTAAGGCATACTCA
Above is a genomic segment from Sediminibacterium sp. KACHI17 containing:
- a CDS encoding RagB/SusD family nutrient uptake outer membrane protein, which gives rise to MKRVIIISFLTVGIIFSSCQKEVTEIVPPDRISSSLAFSTATKMEASIMGAYNSLQSADFLSGRALVYVDLLGNDIYDRSNFFGDLPRFNLLSNAGIPGGIWNAGYASIATANRAIAGVTANPGVVSAAKAKEFIAECLFVRAISHFYLVNFFAQPYGFTADGSHIGIPLITENFTSNDPAANKPRSTVAQVYTSIISDLNAALADLPATYGASSSYASKTRATKAAAASLLARVYLYKGDYANAKSMSLNVINGQYGSFTLNSSPNGAFGPGNYQTAETIWSIPNNATDNPNTNNALPQHYYPSGRGDLAISSNFINIATNTYFALDDRRRSMIISGTTPTTASSLFTNKYPDVATRSDWSPVIRYAEVLLTYAEASAQVASVVDADAIAKLNLVRDRARVSAPQYTVASFTSKSDLINAILGERRIELAFEGHRFWDIMRIKGTVTNKFDGDGVTVLPAQAFGANKSVFPIPQGEVDKSNGVLIQNSGY
- a CDS encoding DUF5700 domain-containing putative Zn-dependent protease; amino-acid sequence: MSFAKYHYSLRSRFTKMMIIALLILSINKSPIQAQQVKIDFTGVQLFWPIEALLSKDLLPDSTTWKQLFDAPFYSFYAKWGQERYMKRMIMTAFMPSRKNICDSLVRENKWEKQVLEHLKKAKAKKNHIDSFARELQKRNLFEEAKEKASPYLTKVALSQEIKPTIGFGLFHPQSNANDQAIVIDLLSVDEDNLIAVLGHEIHHFYTYSFRKKIHLNETDDAGPLLNAIFQLQLEGIADLINIEWFLSHPNTSNSFLYNLYSEHYNNPYKNLEKVDTLLIAIADTPSLMKTNAVIIRSLFPLGAHPHGYYMAKTILQVKGRKSLLRVLYNPFDFIRLYNKTAKKSKSRFHFSDKSMILFAQLEKKYISN
- a CDS encoding TonB-dependent receptor yields the protein MRKGLMLLWFALLSSTLLLAQTRIIKGRVIDEKGNPIPNASIQVKGTKLGTTADADGNFSLTAPSSAKMLVASSLNFSKKDVAIGNASMLTITLASSDSNLEEVVVMGYSTLRKANLTGSVAKVAGAEIESRPNLSFDQALTGKAAGVQVSTSSGLIGAPVNIRVRGASSISSGSQPLIVMDGVPLIQGDNGQLYNPTNALADINPNDIESVEVLKDASAASIYGSRASGGVLLITTKKGKSGAPKVTYNAYVGYSEPARMIKVLDGSQYTTVINGMRTNAGLTPSASNGDYNGDGKTDNTNWQDEIYRKGLTHDHQVGISGGSERTTYYASLGFNDFENYMIVNRQKRAAARLNLTTKVTNWFEIGIKSQFTRTTLYGLGSGTGGALSGVPFGPLTAYPNVPVYDASGAYYIGNGGNTVAQNTPNPVAVQNLNYDTRDNRRFINSVYGEISIIKGLKLKSQYNTDMQIGFTDQYWDPAVGDGQGLAGVAQTVATDSRVWSWFNTLNYNKRIGDHDLGVLAGAEYTKSYATFNYIFGTGLNDPLIRIITPANFASTGAENGIDVNNGLASYFGGLNYSYKNKYLASFNMRSDAYSGFGKTNRWGYFPSGSAAWKISEEAFWKSRFVNELKIRASYGITGNSNIGNYPSLATFTPTQYANIASLNLNNPGNSNLRWEQTGQFDIGFDAMIGKGISVVVDYYRKKTKDLILDNPILATVGFPGNTITQNIGSIQSSGFELALSVPVINKRDFKWNINFNGATNKTKVISTNAFNNDIFGGNSIVRPGYNMSAFYLIRWAGVNPANGFPTFYDATGTVKQYNHSAPTASRWTRVSDGTVTSAITAVDRVVLNDKTPYPKFFGGLSQNFTYKQLDLSFDLQYSFGAYTYNNTLQNLVLMTGTRNKSVEILKAWQKAGDQTDVPRWYFGENQSTLASTRFLEKADFVRMRNIQVGYTLPKKLLDKAKISNLRMYAQIQNAFTITGYRGMDPESNANGNVNIGLGIDAFRPYLARTFTFGINLGL
- a CDS encoding LytTR family DNA-binding domain-containing protein; amino-acid sequence: MQLYNTIIVEDEPIAAEILSDYISQVPFLKNIAICSDALYAMEILQKEKVDLMFLDIHMPKIKGMEFIKMIKNPPQIIITSAYNEYALQGFELGVLDYLLKPIEFNRFLMAVNKLTHQNNMTSSNQPVFPNEKPSIFFNVNKKRIRVLLDDILFIEGLKEYVKIYTTNGKTIVTKTQLSHLENELGKSGFLRIHRSFIVPKNKIDAYSAADVEIQGRNIPIGRGYKELIQSLMEATNNR
- a CDS encoding retroviral-like aspartic protease family protein; translation: MKQFIYAMLLLGICIPDVVLSQSACSCFLLTEQKGKLAVEKVTIDNNRVEVLSDPSIVAPVFSMGEGMNGDMVKKERRGGMIIAQCKDNQLKLKFKTASGEEKPLPDMDIRVLRQMNIRINVVSGDGTKKAFLIEKYDQVKDADGPVMDMFGGKIPIQNGDFILTTETRKASTVSTLLKGKIPFQFKNGWMMLPVQLNNGNRLEFVLDMAATSTVIDASVLPSNTEIVKMETIAYSDKDTTKSSASMQGATGQVDTDFFLGKALLQNFRLNDLLMNDVNASVLKSFPEKLKKAGVVGIIGTDILKKSGVCTIQFTSETEGTIVLGESEIGTNVAATRMPFNIAGGLLFIDGKIQGKPLKFVMDTGARESILSQSFVTLTNISYKTMSTDKMITGIDGKPQKSSIISLKDVAVGNYMMKDTRMILGNVAALSSYGLSASSAILGMDFFHQFTRIQIDFSNQQLLLQH